GTCGCGAGCCTGCTGCTGCGCGAGAACGTCGTCGCGCTCACGGTCCTGTGGCTGCTCAACATCGGCGAGTACCTCCAGGACCTCACCCTGCGCCGCACCCGTCGTGCCATCGCGGACCTGTTGCAGGGCAGCGAGACCACCGCCTGGGTCCAGCGCACCGCCGCCGACGGCCAGGTCGTCGAGCAGCGCGTGGACCTCGCCGAGCTCGAGGTGGGGGACCTCGTCGTGGTCCACGACCAGTCGACGATCCCCGTCGACGGCGAGGTCGTCGAGGGCGAGGCCGTCGTCGACCAGGCCGCGCTGACGGGGGAGAACCTGCCCGTCCAGCGGACCGTCGGGCACTCGGTGCTCGCCGGCAGCGTCGCCCTGCGCGGCCGGCTCGTGGTGCGCGCCACCGCCACCGGGCAGGACACGGCCGTGGGGCGCATCGTCGCCCGCGTCGAGGACGCCCAGGCCGACCGCGCCCCCGTGCAGACCGTCGGGGACCGCTTCAGCCGCAAGTTCGTCCCCGCCTCCTTCGGCCTGGCCCTGGCCACGCTCGTCCTGACGCGCGACGTCCGCCGCGCCATGACGATGCTGCTCATCGCCTGCCCCTGCGCGGTCGGGCTGGCCACGCCGACGGCCATCAGCGCGGCCATCGGCAACGGCGCCCGGCGCGGGATCCTCGTCAAGGGCGGCTCGCACCTCGAGGCCGCCGGCCGCGTCGACGCGTTCGTCTTCGACAAGACGGGAACCCTGACGGTCGGTCGCCCGGTCGTCACCAACGTTCTGAGCTTCCGCGACGACTGGACCCCCGAGCAGGTGCTGTCCGAGGCGGCGAACTCCGAGGTGCACTCCAAGCACCCGCTGGCCCAGGCCGTCATCCGCTCCACCGAGGAACGCCACCTCGTCATCCCGACGCACGAGGAGTGCGAGGTCATCCTCGGCCTGGGGATGCGGGTCCAGGCGAACGGCCGCGTCCTGCTCGTCGGGTCGCCCGGGCTCATGCGCCGCGAGGGGGTCGCCGTCGACACCACCGCGCAGGACTGGGTCGACCGGTTGCAGTCCGCCGCCGAGACCCCGCTGCTGCTGGCCGTCGACGGGGTCCTCACCGGCCTCGTCAGCCTGCGCGACGAGGTGCGCCCGGAATCGCGCAGTGTCCTCGAGGAACTGCGCCGCACCGGCGTCGAGCGCATCGTCATGCTCACGGGCGACAACGAGCGGACCGCGGCCGCCGTCGCCGCCGAACTCGGGGTCACCGAGTGGCGGGCCGAGGTGATGCCGGAGGACAAGCAGGACGTCGTCCGCGCGTTGCAGGCGGAGGGGTTCACGGTCGCGGTCGTCGGCGACGGCACGAACGACGCCCCCGCGCTCGCCCTGGCCGACCTCGGGATCGCGATGGGGTTGTCCGGCACCGACGTCGCGGTGGAGACCGCCGACGTCGCCCTCGTCGGCGACGACCTGCGCCGGCTGCTGCAGCTGCGCGACCTCGGCGACCGCACGCTGGGGCTGATCCGGCAGAACTACGGCGCCTCGATCGCCGTCAACGGTTTCGGCCTGGCCCTCGGCGCCGCCGGGGCGCTCTCGCCGGTCCTGGCCGCGATCGCGCACAACGCCTCGTCCGTGTTCGTCGCGGTGAACTCCGCCCGGCTCATCAGGTACCGGATCCCGGTGCAGCAGAGGCAGGACGGGACCGCAGGACGAGGGCCGCGGCGAGCGCCGTCGTCAGCGGGACGGTGAGCGCGAGGGCGATCCCGCCCACCGCCGAGCGCACGAGTTCCTCGGCGATCGCCGCCGAACTCACGACCTGCCCCAGCGGCTGCTCGTACAACTCGATGAGCAGCAGCGACGGCATGGCCGCGCCCGCGTAGGCGAACGTCACCGTGTAGACGGTGGAGGCGAGGTGGTCCCGACCCACCCGCATCCCCGCGGCGAACAGTTCCCGGAAACCCCCGCCGCGAGCCGCCCGGACCTCCCACACCGCCGCGGCCTGCGTGATGGTCACGTCGTTGAGCAGCCCGAGGGCCGCCACCAGCGTGCCCGCCAGCACCACGCCCCGCAGGTCGACCGCCCCCGTCAGCACCGTGACGGTGTACGCGGACTCCTCGCTGAGCCCCGTCAGGTGGGAGGCGTCGACCGCGAGGACCGCCGCGCCCGCGGTGACGAGCAGACCCGCCACGGTCCCCAGGTACGCCACCGTCGTGCGCGTCGAGAACCCGTGCGTCAGGTAGAGCACCACCCCCATGACGGCGACCGCCGAACTGAGCCCGACGACGACCGCGTTCTCCTGCGTCAGCAGGGCCGGGACCACGTGGAACGCGATCGCCGCCCCGCCGACGGCCAGGCCCGCGAGTGCGGCCAGCCCCCGCCGCCGGCCCACGGCGACGGTCAGCACGACGAACACCGCCACGACGACCAGGAGCGGGACCCGCCGGTCGACGTCCTCCCAGGCGTAGGTCGCGGCGCCGCCCGCCTCGCCGGGGTACCGCGTCAGCACGACGCGGTCGCCGGCGGACAGGCCGCCGTGGAACACCGCGGCCGGAACCGTGACCGTGACGTCCTGCCCGACGTCCTGGGTGGCGTCCTGCTCGGTGCCGTCCACGCGCACCGTCGCCTGCGGGCACTCCACCGTCTCGGGCAGCGTCCCGTCCGGCAGGCGCTCCTCGGCCAGCTCCCCGCGGCAGGTCAGCATCCGGGTCCCCGTGACGTCGCCGCGCACGGTCTGCGCGCCGACGTAGGTGGTGGAGGCCGACGGGACGTCGTGCGGCCACGTCGCCAGGACCCCGGCGACCGCGACCGCGAGCACCACCAGCACGACCGCCGTCAGCGCCCGCCGGGTCCGCCGCGGCAGCGGTTCCAGGGTGTCGTCGGCGGTCCCGCCGTGTCCGTGCCCGTGTCCGTGTGCGCCCACCCGGCCATCCTGGCGGACGGACGGCGTGGGGTCAGCGCAACCCGTGCTCGCGCAACCGCTCCCACTCGTCCCGGAAAAGGGGCAGGACGGTCCCGTGCTTGGTCGAGGGCGGGATCGAGACCTCCCCGGCGGGCACCGGTTCCCAGCGGCCGGAGTCCAGGTCGTCGCACTGCAGGGCGAAGTACCCCTGGGGCCACTCGGCGTACTGGTCGAGGAACAGGTACCAGCGGTCGCGGTCGCGGGCCTTCACCACGAGGGGGGCCTCGACCCCGCCGGGGTAGCGGTCGCCGGCGATGTTCGTCGTCACGACCTCGAAGTCGTCGGCGAACAGCGCGGAGCCGCGTTCGAGGAAGATGCCGTACCCGCCGTCGCGGTCCTCGTCCTTGGAGAACCGGTAGACGCGGCCGTGCTCCTGCA
The sequence above is a segment of the Kineococcus endophyticus genome. Coding sequences within it:
- a CDS encoding heavy metal translocating P-type ATPase; the protein is MTTATVELSPLNVLADVPGRARFQADWLRRSPARAVAAEEALDRLAGTRLARAYPVTGNVVVHYDPESLTLDDLLAAVAGVALLPADAEPSRTPRSADVGNGEVARIAVGGAALALLGLRRFAFGRPPLLGPTSRLVATGVTIFSGYPFLKGAVGALVGRRSAGTDALVSAATVASLLLRENVVALTVLWLLNIGEYLQDLTLRRTRRAIADLLQGSETTAWVQRTAADGQVVEQRVDLAELEVGDLVVVHDQSTIPVDGEVVEGEAVVDQAALTGENLPVQRTVGHSVLAGSVALRGRLVVRATATGQDTAVGRIVARVEDAQADRAPVQTVGDRFSRKFVPASFGLALATLVLTRDVRRAMTMLLIACPCAVGLATPTAISAAIGNGARRGILVKGGSHLEAAGRVDAFVFDKTGTLTVGRPVVTNVLSFRDDWTPEQVLSEAANSEVHSKHPLAQAVIRSTEERHLVIPTHEECEVILGLGMRVQANGRVLLVGSPGLMRREGVAVDTTAQDWVDRLQSAAETPLLLAVDGVLTGLVSLRDEVRPESRSVLEELRRTGVERIVMLTGDNERTAAAVAAELGVTEWRAEVMPEDKQDVVRALQAEGFTVAVVGDGTNDAPALALADLGIAMGLSGTDVAVETADVALVGDDLRRLLQLRDLGDRTLGLIRQNYGASIAVNGFGLALGAAGALSPVLAAIAHNASSVFVAVNSARLIRYRIPVQQRQDGTAGRGPRRAPSSAGR
- a CDS encoding YibE/F family protein; the protein is MGAHGHGHGHGGTADDTLEPLPRRTRRALTAVVLVVLAVAVAGVLATWPHDVPSASTTYVGAQTVRGDVTGTRMLTCRGELAEERLPDGTLPETVECPQATVRVDGTEQDATQDVGQDVTVTVPAAVFHGGLSAGDRVVLTRYPGEAGGAATYAWEDVDRRVPLLVVVAVFVVLTVAVGRRRGLAALAGLAVGGAAIAFHVVPALLTQENAVVVGLSSAVAVMGVVLYLTHGFSTRTTVAYLGTVAGLLVTAGAAVLAVDASHLTGLSEESAYTVTVLTGAVDLRGVVLAGTLVAALGLLNDVTITQAAAVWEVRAARGGGFRELFAAGMRVGRDHLASTVYTVTFAYAGAAMPSLLLIELYEQPLGQVVSSAAIAEELVRSAVGGIALALTVPLTTALAAALVLRSRPASAAPGSGT